From the Sphingomonas aliaeris genome, one window contains:
- the ald gene encoding alanine dehydrogenase — translation MRVGVPKEIKNHEYRVGLTPPSVVELVAQGHSVAVQTGAGLGIDFEDQDYIDAGATIMPDAASVFAASDMIVKVKEPQPSEIALLESRHLLFTYLHLAADKPQAEGLMKSGATCIAYETVTANDRSLPLLKPMSEVAGRMSIQVGAHYLEKEQGGRGVLLGGVPGVAPARVAILGGGVSGVNAAQMAVGMRADVTIYDISNARLAELDMFFSSQIKTAYASKAAIAAAVKNAHLVIGAVLVPGAAAPKLVTREMLKTMKRGSVLVDIAIDQGGCFETSHATTHEDPVFEVDGVIHYCVANMPGAVARTSTFALNNATLPFVLKLANLGAEGAMKADPHLANGLNVYKGKIAFKAVADDLDLPFEAWSA, via the coding sequence ATGCGTGTCGGTGTCCCCAAGGAAATTAAGAACCACGAATATCGCGTCGGGCTGACCCCGCCGTCGGTGGTCGAACTCGTCGCGCAGGGCCATTCGGTCGCGGTGCAGACCGGCGCCGGGCTGGGGATCGATTTCGAGGATCAGGACTATATCGACGCCGGCGCGACGATCATGCCGGACGCGGCGAGCGTTTTCGCCGCCAGCGACATGATCGTGAAGGTCAAGGAGCCGCAGCCAAGCGAGATTGCCTTGCTCGAGTCGCGCCACCTGCTGTTCACCTATCTTCATCTCGCCGCCGACAAACCGCAGGCCGAGGGGCTGATGAAGTCCGGCGCGACCTGCATCGCCTATGAAACGGTGACCGCAAACGATCGCTCGCTGCCGTTGCTCAAGCCGATGTCCGAAGTCGCTGGCCGCATGTCGATCCAGGTCGGCGCGCATTATCTGGAGAAGGAACAGGGCGGACGCGGCGTTCTGCTCGGTGGCGTACCCGGTGTGGCCCCGGCGCGCGTTGCGATCCTCGGTGGTGGCGTATCCGGCGTCAACGCGGCGCAGATGGCGGTCGGCATGCGCGCCGACGTGACGATCTACGACATCTCCAACGCGCGCCTTGCCGAACTCGACATGTTCTTCTCCAGCCAGATCAAGACGGCGTATGCATCCAAGGCGGCGATCGCCGCGGCGGTGAAGAACGCGCATCTCGTCATCGGCGCGGTGCTGGTGCCCGGTGCCGCCGCGCCCAAGCTCGTCACGCGCGAGATGCTGAAGACGATGAAGCGCGGTTCGGTGCTGGTCGATATTGCGATCGACCAGGGCGGCTGTTTCGAGACCAGCCACGCCACGACGCACGAAGATCCCGTGTTCGAAGTGGATGGCGTGATCCATTATTGCGTCGCCAACATGCCGGGCGCGGTGGCGCGGACCAGCACGTTCGCGCTCAACAATGCGACGCTGCCGTTCGTGCTGAAGCTCGCCAATCTGGGCGCGGAGGGTGCGATGAAGGCCGATCCGCATCTTGCCAACGGGCTGAACGTCTACAAGGGCAAGATCGCGTTCAAGGCGGTCGCCGACGATCTCGATCTGCCGTTCGAAGCCTGGTCGGCCTAA
- a CDS encoding cytochrome c-type biogenesis protein, whose protein sequence is MRPSMFGLATMLAIATPAIADSPLPPADYANVQLRDPDQEARAKDLMGTLRCLVCQGQSIADSDAEMAGDMRSLVRKRILAGESPDAIRESLVSSYGEYVSYDPPFNWLTAPLWLMPLVLAGIGTWLARGSFRRRRG, encoded by the coding sequence ATGCGCCCAAGCATGTTCGGTCTCGCGACGATGCTCGCGATCGCCACGCCCGCGATCGCCGACAGTCCGCTCCCGCCGGCCGACTATGCTAACGTCCAGTTGCGCGATCCCGATCAGGAGGCGCGCGCGAAGGACCTGATGGGCACGCTGCGATGCCTCGTCTGTCAGGGTCAGTCGATCGCCGACAGCGACGCGGAGATGGCGGGCGATATGCGCTCGCTGGTACGCAAAAGGATATTGGCCGGCGAAAGCCCCGACGCGATCCGCGAATCGCTGGTTTCCAGTTATGGCGAGTATGTCAGCTACGACCCGCCCTTCAACTGGCTGACCGCGCCGTTGTGGCTGATGCCGTTGGTCCTCGCGGGCATCGGCACGTGGCTGGCCCGCGGGTCGTTCCGGCGGAGGCGCGGCTGA
- a CDS encoding DUF3072 domain-containing protein translates to MTDQANPKDHPTGNAEKNPDDWTTGDEAMTGAQASYLKTLSEEAHEEFDDTLTKADASKRIDELQSKTGRGTN, encoded by the coding sequence ATGACCGACCAAGCCAACCCCAAGGACCACCCGACCGGCAATGCCGAAAAGAACCCCGACGACTGGACGACGGGCGACGAGGCGATGACCGGCGCGCAGGCCAGCTATCTCAAGACGTTGAGCGAAGAGGCGCATGAAGAGTTCGACGATACGCTGACCAAGGCGGATGCCTCGAAGCGGATCGACGAATTGCAGTCGAAGACCGGTCGCGGCACGAACTGA
- a CDS encoding heme lyase CcmF/NrfE family subunit has translation MIAEAGLGALWMAAAFAALQFAMAWIGIAQARDDIMAAVRPVAFVQGLLTLLALALLITLFVQSDMSVLLVAQNSHSDKPLMYKIAGAWGNHEGSMLLWVTILGAAGAAVAMLEHNLPKPALIATLGAQAVIALGFYAFLLMSSNPFARLDPAAPDGAGLNPLLQDPGLAFHPPTLYIGYVGISVAFSFAVGALVTRDVGPAFARAMRPWVLGAWVFLTLGITAGSYWAYYELGWGGWWFWDPVENASLMPWLAATALLHSVSVLATRDGLRAWTVMLAVVAFSMSMVGTFLVRSGILTSVHAFAVDPERGSFILALLALYIGGALVLFALRIGTVRQGRTFDLISREGALVANNLLLSVILGIVLIGTLYPIVAASFGVQLSVGPPFFNKAAGPVALVLVAIMGAGPLLRWRRDDGNDLIERMMLPIAVAALAGAGVFIATGGIAILPFLGIALAAGLAAASVAPLWKRNLRRTPLFTWGMVIAHLGIAVSLAGMASESAFTKETLVAARVGEPHRVGPFTVRLDGISPAVGSNWSALQAHLSVRRGEHGDWFVLRPQSRYFSSPPTVTSESAIATMLDGQLYTVLGASDGQGRWQLRLWWKPFVTLIWLGGGLIALGGALSMIGRIRRERKPAYREGYA, from the coding sequence ATGATCGCGGAGGCCGGTCTCGGCGCATTGTGGATGGCCGCCGCATTCGCCGCGTTGCAGTTCGCGATGGCGTGGATCGGCATCGCACAGGCGCGGGACGACATCATGGCCGCGGTGCGCCCGGTCGCGTTCGTGCAGGGACTGCTCACGCTGCTGGCGCTGGCCCTGCTTATCACGCTGTTCGTGCAATCCGATATGTCTGTCCTGCTCGTCGCGCAGAACAGCCATTCGGACAAACCGTTGATGTACAAGATCGCGGGCGCTTGGGGAAACCACGAAGGGTCGATGCTGCTATGGGTCACGATCCTGGGCGCGGCCGGTGCGGCGGTGGCGATGCTGGAGCACAATCTGCCGAAGCCGGCACTGATCGCGACGTTGGGCGCGCAGGCGGTGATCGCGCTCGGCTTCTATGCGTTCCTGCTGATGTCCTCCAACCCGTTCGCGCGGCTTGACCCCGCGGCGCCGGACGGGGCGGGATTGAACCCTTTGTTGCAGGACCCGGGCTTGGCGTTCCACCCGCCAACTTTGTACATCGGCTATGTCGGGATTTCGGTCGCCTTCTCCTTCGCGGTCGGGGCGCTCGTGACGCGCGACGTCGGCCCCGCCTTCGCGCGCGCGATGCGGCCGTGGGTACTCGGCGCTTGGGTGTTCCTGACGCTCGGCATTACCGCGGGCAGCTACTGGGCTTATTACGAACTTGGCTGGGGCGGCTGGTGGTTCTGGGATCCTGTCGAAAATGCGTCACTGATGCCGTGGCTGGCAGCGACGGCATTGCTTCATTCGGTCAGCGTACTGGCAACGCGCGACGGCCTGCGCGCGTGGACGGTGATGCTGGCGGTGGTGGCGTTCTCGATGTCGATGGTCGGCACGTTTCTCGTCCGGTCGGGTATACTGACCAGCGTGCATGCATTCGCGGTCGATCCGGAGCGCGGAAGCTTCATCCTCGCGCTGCTGGCGCTGTATATCGGCGGCGCGCTCGTGCTGTTCGCCCTGCGCATCGGGACCGTGCGGCAGGGGCGGACGTTCGACCTGATCAGCCGCGAAGGCGCTTTGGTCGCCAACAACCTGCTCCTCTCGGTGATCCTCGGCATCGTGTTGATCGGTACGTTGTATCCGATCGTCGCCGCATCGTTTGGCGTACAATTGTCGGTGGGACCGCCGTTCTTCAACAAGGCGGCGGGGCCGGTCGCCCTTGTGCTGGTGGCGATCATGGGCGCGGGGCCGCTGCTGCGCTGGCGTCGCGACGACGGCAACGACCTGATCGAGCGGATGATGCTGCCGATCGCGGTGGCGGCGCTGGCCGGGGCGGGGGTGTTCATCGCGACCGGGGGCATCGCGATCCTGCCGTTCCTGGGCATCGCACTCGCGGCCGGGCTTGCCGCGGCGAGCGTCGCGCCGCTGTGGAAGCGCAACCTGCGCCGCACGCCCCTCTTCACCTGGGGAATGGTGATCGCGCATCTCGGTATCGCCGTCAGCCTCGCCGGCATGGCATCGGAAAGCGCCTTCACGAAGGAAACGCTGGTCGCCGCGCGCGTCGGCGAACCGCATCGCGTCGGCCCCTTTACCGTTCGGCTGGACGGTATCTCGCCAGCGGTCGGATCGAATTGGTCGGCTTTACAGGCGCATCTGAGCGTGAGGCGCGGGGAGCACGGCGACTGGTTCGTCCTTCGCCCCCAATCGCGCTATTTCTCGTCCCCGCCGACCGTAACCAGCGAGTCCGCGATCGCGACGATGCTCGACGGCCAGCTATATACCGTGCTCGGCGCATCGGACGGGCAGGGGCGATGGCAGCTCCGCTTGTGGTGGAAGCCATTCGTGACGTTGATCTGGCTTGGTGGCGGCTTGATCGCGCTGGGTGGCGCGCTGTCGATGATTGGCCGCATCCGCCGCGAACGCAAACCCGCTTATCGTGAGGGGTATGCATGA
- the ccmC gene encoding heme ABC transporter permease CcmC, with amino-acid sequence MPSLHILANPARFLKIARPLTPILFWAGVALIAFGAWAGLTQTPPDFLQRDSVRIMYIHVPTAWLGMGGWTGIAVSSIVFLVWRHPLAGVAARAIALPGAVFAALCLITGAIWGRPTWGTWWQWDGRLTSMLLLFFVYLGYMALARAEADRGGDGRIPAIYGVAGSVLLPIIRYSVVWWNTLHQGPSIGLTSSSIDPSILWPLWFTLAGFSLFFGAVVLMRMRAMLAVAKAEARMRRMAASEWVGA; translated from the coding sequence GTGCCCAGCCTCCACATCCTCGCCAATCCTGCCCGATTCCTGAAGATCGCGCGGCCGTTGACGCCGATCCTCTTCTGGGCCGGCGTGGCGCTGATCGCGTTCGGAGCGTGGGCGGGGCTGACGCAGACGCCGCCCGACTTCCTGCAGCGCGATTCGGTGCGTATCATGTACATCCACGTGCCGACCGCCTGGCTCGGCATGGGCGGCTGGACCGGTATTGCGGTGTCGAGCATCGTCTTTCTCGTCTGGCGTCATCCGCTTGCGGGCGTCGCAGCCCGCGCGATCGCGCTGCCCGGCGCCGTGTTCGCCGCCTTGTGCCTGATCACCGGTGCGATCTGGGGCCGTCCCACCTGGGGCACCTGGTGGCAGTGGGACGGGCGGCTGACGTCGATGTTGCTGCTGTTCTTCGTCTATCTGGGATACATGGCGCTCGCGCGGGCGGAGGCGGATCGCGGTGGCGACGGTCGTATACCCGCAATCTACGGCGTCGCGGGATCGGTGCTGCTGCCGATCATCCGCTATTCGGTGGTGTGGTGGAATACGCTGCATCAGGGGCCGAGCATCGGACTGACCAGTTCGTCGATCGATCCGTCGATCCTGTGGCCGCTATGGTTCACGCTCGCCGGGTTCAGCCTGTTCTTCGGTGCAGTGGTGCTGATGCGAATGCGCGCGATGCTGGCGGTGGCGAAGGCGGAGGCGCGGATGCGCCGGATGGCCGCGAGCGAATGGGTCGGCGCATGA
- a CDS encoding tetratricopeptide repeat protein encodes MAGPRVVPAEARLMGWVMLIAIAALASAVLWRIGLPRGLWTFVGSALMLGATGYALQGNPTLAGHPVKADADPIPLDPDLIALRDAMTGRFTGDGAYLIAADGMTRIGATGSAVQWILAGINKYPQSYALWTGLGMSMIAHDGNRMSPTAAFAFQQAARLAPQQPAPPFFTGLAYVQAGEFAKARPYWAKAVALTPKTMSYYPELAGRLALLDRFLSALELQRRAKVGSPEKS; translated from the coding sequence GTGGCTGGCCCGCGGGTCGTTCCGGCGGAGGCGCGGCTGATGGGTTGGGTAATGCTGATCGCGATCGCGGCGCTGGCAAGTGCCGTACTCTGGCGCATCGGTCTGCCGCGCGGGTTGTGGACCTTCGTCGGGTCCGCACTGATGCTCGGCGCGACGGGCTATGCACTTCAGGGTAATCCGACGCTCGCCGGCCATCCGGTCAAGGCCGATGCCGATCCGATCCCGCTCGATCCGGACCTGATCGCGCTCCGCGATGCGATGACCGGAAGATTCACGGGCGACGGCGCATATCTGATCGCGGCGGACGGCATGACTCGGATCGGTGCGACGGGCAGCGCGGTGCAGTGGATATTGGCGGGGATCAATAAATACCCGCAAAGTTATGCGTTATGGACCGGGCTTGGCATGTCGATGATCGCGCATGACGGCAATCGCATGTCGCCGACTGCGGCGTTCGCCTTCCAGCAGGCGGCACGGCTTGCCCCGCAGCAACCCGCACCTCCATTCTTCACCGGCCTCGCTTACGTCCAGGCTGGCGAGTTCGCCAAAGCGCGGCCCTATTGGGCGAAGGCGGTAGCGCTGACGCCGAAGACGATGTCCTATTATCCGGAACTGGCGGGTCGGCTGGCGCTGCTCGATCGGTTCCTGTCTGCGTTGGAGCTGCAGCGGCGTGCAAAGGTAGGATCGCCGGAAAAGTCCTAA
- a CDS encoding redoxin family protein, with protein sequence MRRGVVWLPLAGFALVFALIVYALFWPADRTVRSAMIGKPLPIFTVPPMLPDRSGLSNTDFTDGKPRLLNVFASWCIPCIAEAPMLLRLKQSGVRIDALAIRDTPTAIRDFLTRNGDPYQRIGDDRQSAVQVALGSSGVPETFVIDGKGRIVLQHVGDIREDDLPEIMAALERAK encoded by the coding sequence ATGAGGCGGGGTGTGGTGTGGCTGCCGCTCGCCGGCTTCGCTCTGGTTTTCGCGCTGATCGTCTACGCCCTCTTCTGGCCGGCCGATCGGACGGTGCGATCCGCGATGATCGGAAAGCCGCTGCCGATCTTCACCGTCCCCCCGATGCTGCCGGACCGTTCGGGGTTGAGCAACACTGACTTTACGGACGGCAAGCCCCGGCTGCTCAACGTCTTCGCCAGTTGGTGCATTCCGTGCATCGCCGAGGCACCGATGCTTTTGCGGCTGAAGCAGTCGGGCGTCCGCATCGACGCGCTGGCGATCCGCGATACGCCGACGGCAATCCGCGATTTCCTGACGCGTAACGGCGATCCGTATCAGCGGATCGGCGACGACCGGCAAAGCGCGGTGCAGGTCGCTCTGGGCTCGTCCGGCGTGCCCGAGACGTTCGTGATCGATGGAAAGGGCCGGATCGTCCTGCAGCATGTCGGTGACATCCGGGAAGACGATCTGCCCGAGATCATGGCCGCGCTGGAGCGTGCGAAGTGA
- the ccmE gene encoding cytochrome c maturation protein CcmE, with translation MKAKHQRLTLALLAVAAVIGAGLLALSALKDQAAFFYAPGDVAKAAPPVGRGVRLGGMVQQGSIKRQPDGVSIAFVVTDGAATVPVTFRGVTPDLFREGSGVVAEGQFNADRSFTASNLLAKHDERYMPPQAVKAAGGTMHETKTLER, from the coding sequence GTGAAGGCTAAGCACCAGCGCCTGACGCTGGCCCTGCTCGCGGTCGCCGCGGTGATCGGTGCGGGGCTGCTCGCTTTGTCCGCGCTGAAGGATCAGGCGGCGTTCTTCTACGCCCCCGGTGACGTCGCGAAGGCCGCGCCGCCGGTCGGGCGCGGCGTGCGTCTGGGCGGGATGGTGCAGCAGGGGTCGATCAAGCGCCAGCCGGACGGCGTATCGATCGCGTTCGTCGTCACGGACGGCGCCGCGACCGTGCCCGTCACGTTCCGCGGCGTGACGCCGGACCTGTTCCGCGAGGGATCGGGCGTGGTGGCGGAGGGGCAATTCAACGCCGACCGCAGCTTTACCGCCAGCAACCTGCTCGCCAAGCATGACGAACGCTACATGCCGCCGCAGGCCGTCAAGGCGGCAGGCGGCACTATGCACGAGACGAAGACGCTGGAACGATGA